The proteins below are encoded in one region of Anaerosporomusa subterranea:
- a CDS encoding radical SAM protein — MLTALYADKNGKIYDAPGYQAVGRSGDAVALLSESDMIPLPPSAELMFLPGRSAVAGQKGAIEPIARELFAVAAILPAGYTRTVLPAFAKLPDAPHLPLFGYTAVAFKNGKLLVAAVKSDDNAKWDPRRYNGSDLAHRVAEIKRDLPNNRIVDQLANCSQTWHCLTAQNLFYRRWEAGIPASPVCNANCYGCISLQPAECCPSPQSRIEFAPTAAEIAAVGVYHLSTAPEGIISFGQGCEGEPSLAFENISQAIRTIRSQTDRGLININTNAGFSVGIRSIADAGLDTMRVSMISAIPEVYQAYYRANYQLDAVAASIDYAKSRGIYVSINLLLFPGLNDTPDEIRAWQQFIVDHQIDMIQLRNLNVDPDDFWQFMDRPAATAVGVKTFIEALRQASPKLVVGSFSRYVRCVE; from the coding sequence ATGCTGACCGCTCTCTATGCTGATAAGAATGGAAAGATCTATGACGCGCCAGGCTATCAGGCGGTTGGTCGTTCTGGCGACGCTGTTGCACTGCTCAGTGAGTCTGACATGATTCCGTTGCCGCCGAGCGCTGAATTGATGTTCTTGCCTGGTCGCAGCGCTGTCGCTGGGCAAAAGGGCGCTATTGAGCCGATTGCTCGGGAACTGTTTGCTGTAGCGGCGATTTTGCCGGCAGGCTATACGCGTACCGTGCTGCCAGCCTTTGCCAAACTTCCTGACGCGCCGCATTTGCCGCTATTTGGTTATACAGCGGTGGCGTTTAAAAACGGCAAGTTATTGGTAGCTGCCGTGAAAAGCGACGATAACGCGAAATGGGATCCTCGCCGCTACAATGGCAGCGACTTGGCTCATCGTGTTGCCGAAATTAAACGCGACTTGCCCAATAATCGAATTGTTGATCAATTGGCAAATTGTTCACAGACTTGGCATTGCCTGACAGCGCAAAACCTGTTTTATCGGCGCTGGGAAGCAGGCATACCGGCGTCACCTGTCTGTAATGCCAATTGCTATGGCTGCATTTCCCTGCAACCAGCCGAGTGTTGTCCTTCGCCGCAGAGCCGTATCGAATTTGCGCCGACAGCGGCCGAGATCGCGGCAGTTGGTGTATATCACCTGTCGACCGCGCCTGAGGGGATTATCAGTTTCGGACAAGGCTGCGAAGGCGAGCCGTCTCTAGCTTTTGAAAACATCAGTCAGGCGATCCGTACTATTAGAAGCCAAACTGATCGGGGCTTGATTAACATCAATACCAACGCCGGCTTTAGTGTTGGCATTCGCAGCATTGCTGACGCTGGACTCGATACCATGCGCGTCAGTATGATTAGCGCGATTCCTGAAGTCTATCAGGCCTATTATCGAGCCAATTACCAGCTTGATGCTGTGGCTGCGTCGATAGATTACGCCAAATCGCGCGGCATCTATGTTTCCATCAACCTGTTGCTGTTTCCCGGACTCAATGACACACCTGACGAGATCCGCGCCTGGCAGCAATTTATCGTCGACCACCAGATTGATATGATTCAACTACGTAACCTCAACGTCGACCCCGATGATTTTTGGCAGTTCATGGATCGACCCGCGGCAACAGCAGTTGGTGTCAAAACGTTTATTGAAGCGCTGCGCCAAGCGTCGCCGAAACTGGTAGTAGGCAGCTTTAGCCGCTATGTACGATGTGTTGAGTAA
- the rpmE gene encoding 50S ribosomal protein L31, translating to MKEKIHPKYGETKVTCACGSTFMSGSVKKELRVDVCSACHPFFTGQQRNMAARGRIEKFNKRYGSGQ from the coding sequence ATGAAAGAAAAAATTCATCCCAAATACGGCGAAACGAAAGTGACCTGCGCCTGTGGCAGCACTTTCATGTCCGGCTCTGTTAAAAAAGAACTGCGTGTTGACGTTTGCTCAGCTTGCCATCCCTTCTTCACTGGTCAGCAACGCAACATGGCTGCTCGCGGCCGCATTGAGAAGTTCAACAAGCGGTATGGTTCAGGACAATAA
- a CDS encoding DUF1385 domain-containing protein: MSKPKPSIGGQAVIEGVMMKGPTHIATAVREPSGAIALQKELVTSIGDRYPILKKPMLRGVIALGESLIYGLKALSFSAQAAGEEDEQLTTKEIAMTMLFSLGLAILLFVIIPTFAAKYIHNTITDPRLLNLFEGGLRMTIFILYIVGISSLKDIQRVFQYHGAEHKTIHAYEAGAPLDVEHIKTYSRLHPRCGTNFLLIVMVVSIIMFAFLGWPDLFWRIMSRILLLPVVAGISYEIIRFAGRSQNRWVACAITPGLWLQYLTTREPSDDQIEVAIAAFEAVRPPDEDLSTENG, from the coding sequence ATGAGTAAACCGAAGCCTAGTATCGGCGGTCAAGCGGTTATTGAGGGCGTCATGATGAAAGGGCCGACTCATATCGCCACCGCTGTGCGCGAACCATCCGGAGCTATTGCCTTGCAGAAGGAACTGGTGACCTCCATTGGCGATCGGTATCCAATTCTGAAAAAACCTATGTTGCGCGGTGTTATCGCTCTTGGTGAATCTTTGATATACGGTCTGAAAGCATTGTCGTTTTCGGCTCAAGCCGCAGGCGAGGAAGACGAACAATTGACGACAAAAGAAATTGCCATGACCATGCTGTTTTCATTGGGCTTGGCGATCCTGCTGTTTGTCATCATTCCAACCTTTGCTGCCAAATATATTCACAATACAATTACCGATCCGCGTCTCCTAAATTTGTTTGAGGGCGGACTGCGGATGACCATTTTCATTCTCTATATTGTGGGCATTTCTTCGCTGAAAGACATTCAACGGGTATTTCAATACCACGGAGCTGAACATAAAACGATCCATGCCTATGAGGCTGGTGCTCCGCTTGATGTTGAACACATAAAAACCTATAGCCGTCTGCATCCCCGCTGTGGTACCAATTTCTTGCTGATTGTTATGGTAGTCAGCATTATTATGTTTGCATTTTTAGGCTGGCCGGACTTGTTTTGGCGAATAATGTCCCGGATTCTGTTGCTGCCAGTGGTTGCCGGCATCTCCTATGAGATCATTCGCTTTGCCGGTCGCAGTCAGAATCGCTGGGTAGCATGTGCTATTACTCCCGGGCTATGGCTACAGTACTTGACAACGCGGGAACCTAGCGATGACCAAATAGAAGTAGCAATTGCCGCATTTGAAGCTGTTCGTCCGCCAGATGAGGACTTAAGCACGGAGAACGGTTGA